One Anser cygnoides isolate HZ-2024a breed goose chromosome 4, Taihu_goose_T2T_genome, whole genome shotgun sequence genomic region harbors:
- the ABCE1 gene encoding ATP-binding cassette sub-family E member 1, giving the protein MADKLTRIAIVNHDKCKPKKCRQECKKSCPVVRMGKLCIEVTSQSKIAWISETLCIGCGICIKKCPFGALSIVNLPSNLEKETTHRYCANAFKLHRLPIPRPGEVLGLVGTNGIGKSTALKILAGKQKPNLGKYDDPPDWQEILTYFRGSELQNYFTKILEDDLKAIIKPQYVDQIPKAAKGTVGSILDRKDETKTQTVVCQQLDLTHLKERNVEDLSGGELQRFACAVVCIQKADIFMFDEPSSYLDVKQRLKAAITIRSLINPDRYIIVVEHDLSVLDYLSDFICCLYGVPSAYGVVTMPFSVREGINIFLDGYVPTENLRFRDASLVFKVAETANEEEVKKMCMYKYPGMKKKMGEFELSIVAGEFTDSEIMVMLGENGTGKTTFIRMLAGRLTPDEGGEVPILNVSYKPQKISPKSTGSVRQLLHEKIRDAYTHPQFVTDVMKPLQIENIIDQEVQTLSGGELQRVALALCLGKPADVYLIDEPSAYLDSEQRLMAARVMKRFILHAKKTAFVVEHDFIMATYLADRVIVFDGVPSKNTVANSPQTLLAGMNKFLSQLEITFRRDPNNYRPRINKLNSIKDVEQKKSGNYFFLDD; this is encoded by the exons ATGGCAGACAAATTAACAAGAATTGCTATTGTCAACCATGACAAGTGTAAGCCAAAGAAATGCCGTCAAGAATGCAAAAAGAGTTGTCCTGTGGTTCGAATGG GAAAACTTTGCATAGAAGTCACATCACAGAGCAAAATAGCATGGATCTCAGAAACACTTTGTATTGGTTGTGGTATTTGCATCAAG AAATGTCCTTTTGGAGCCTTGTCAATTGTTAACTTACCTAGCAACCTGGAGAAAGAAACAACACACAGATACTGTGCCAATGCCTTCAAACTTCacag GTTGCCTATCCCTCGTCCAGGGGAAGTACTGGGATTGGTTGGAACCAATGGTATTGGAAAATCAACTGCCTTGAAAATCCtagcaggaaaacagaagccaaATCTTGGAAAATATGAT GATCCACCTGACTGGCAAGAAATTCTGACTTATTTCCGAGGATCTgaattacaaaattatttcaccAAGATCCTGGAAGATGACCTAAAAGCTATCATTAAACCTCAGTACGTGGACCAGATCCCTAAAGCTGCAAAG gGAACAGTGGGATCAATTCTGGATAGAAAGGATGAAACTAAGACACAAACTGTTGTATGTCAGCAGCTTG ACCTAACccatctgaaagaaagaaatgttgagGACCTTTCAGGAGGAGAACTTCAGAGATTTGCTTGTGCGGTTGTTTGCATTCAGAAGGCTGATAT CTTCATGTTTGATGAACCTTCGAGCTACCTAGATGTCAAGCAGCGCTTGAAAGCTGCCATTACTATTCGATCCCTAATAAACCCTGACAg GTACATTATTGTCGTAGAGCACGATCTAAGTGTGTTAGATTATCTCTCTGACTTTATCTGCTGCCTGTATGGTGTGCCAAGTGCTTATGGTGTTGTTACTATGCCTTTCAGCGTAAGAGAAG gcataaacattttcttagaTGGCTACGTCCCAACGGAAAATCTAAGGTTTCGAGATGCATCTCTGGTATTTAAAGTGGCTGAGACAGCTAATGAAGAAGAGGTTAAAAAGATGTGTATGTACAAATAtccaggaatgaaaaaaaagatgggagAATTTGAACTATCCATTGTAGCTGGAGAATTCACAGATTCTGAAATTATGGTGATGCTAGGGGAAAATG gaaCTGGCAAAACTACGTTTATCCGAATGCTTGCAGGAAGACTTACACCTGATGAAGGAG GTGAGGTCCCAATTCTAAATGTCAGCTACAAGCCACAGAAGATCAGTCCTAAATCTACA gGAAGTGTCCGTCAGCTGCTGCATGAGAAGATAAGAGATGCCTATACGCACCCCCAGTTTGTAACTGATGTAATGAAACCACTTCAAATAGAAAACATCATTGACCAGGAG GTTCAGACGTTGTCTGGTGGTGAGTTGCAGCGTGTTGCGTTAGCTCTTTGTCTTGGTAAACCTGCAGATGTCTACCTAATCGATGAACCGTCAGCATATTTGGACTCTGAACAACGTCTAATGGCTGCTAGAGTCATGAAACG tttcattcTCCATGctaaaaaaacagcttttgtggTAGAACATGACTTTATCATGGCTACGTATCTTGCTGATCGTGTGATTGTTTTTGATGGTGTTCCCTCCAAGAACACAGTTGCAAACAG TCCTCAGACTCTTTTGGCTGGAATGAATAAGTTTTTATCTCAACTTGAAATCACTTTCAGAAGAGACCCTAACAACTACAGACCAAGAATAAACAAACTCAATTCAATCAAG gATGTGGAACAAAAGAAGAGTGGAAACTACTTTTTCTTGGATGACTAA